The following coding sequences lie in one Flavobacterium sp. 20NA77.7 genomic window:
- a CDS encoding family 16 glycosylhydrolase produces the protein MYAQVDIVYSDLVWSDEFDGTGAINSVNWHHQTQLPAGGNWFNGEEQHYTNLMSNSYVQNGNLHIVAKKENFTDQGITKQYTSARLNSKFAFKYGRVDVRAKIPLDQGTWPAIWMLGKNVNEDGAFFDSNFGTTSWPACGEIDIMEHGITSSQPVNYIQSAIHTPSSYGSTVNIGGTLAADLANQFHIYSMNWSPNQISFLLDGIVFYTYNPSNKNALNWPFDLEQYVLLNIAMGGVAGTINPNYTQSEMVIDYVRVYQNTQVDTQQPAGFSVTTGTLTSSSIELLLNGSDNSGNVIYTITYGANTVTTTGTSGIQKSLVIPNLNPNTTYTFTITAADQSGNLAANNPQQVTATTLGFVGCTGTSSTAQIGAFSTGYTYSFETIGNSVKIIFQMLDTDKIGVVAYLWKQNPFTEYPMTNVFGTTFSYVLTNQQIGSSITYAVKFAYANGMSVTQYISYTVGSNCALNLTNFANTKIKLFPNPTNEILNFNSEININRVEVYSLLGSKICDCSFTTDSIDVSSLLNGEYIFIIYGSENEIIFSDKIIIN, from the coding sequence ATGTATGCACAAGTGGATATTGTTTATTCAGATTTAGTTTGGTCAGATGAATTTGATGGGACAGGGGCAATTAATTCAGTAAATTGGCATCATCAGACTCAATTACCTGCAGGAGGTAATTGGTTTAATGGAGAAGAACAACATTATACCAATTTAATGTCTAATTCGTATGTTCAAAATGGAAATTTGCATATAGTTGCAAAAAAAGAAAATTTTACGGATCAAGGAATAACGAAACAGTATACCTCAGCTAGATTAAATTCAAAATTTGCATTCAAATATGGTAGGGTTGATGTCAGAGCAAAAATTCCTTTAGACCAAGGCACTTGGCCAGCAATTTGGATGTTAGGAAAAAATGTCAATGAAGACGGTGCTTTTTTTGATTCAAATTTCGGAACTACTAGTTGGCCCGCTTGTGGTGAAATAGATATAATGGAACACGGAATTACATCATCACAGCCTGTAAATTATATTCAAAGTGCCATTCATACACCTTCTTCATACGGAAGTACAGTTAATATTGGCGGAACTCTTGCTGCTGATTTAGCTAATCAATTTCATATTTATTCTATGAATTGGTCACCAAATCAAATATCGTTTCTACTTGATGGCATAGTTTTTTATACGTATAACCCATCAAATAAAAATGCTTTAAACTGGCCTTTTGATTTAGAACAATATGTATTATTAAATATTGCTATGGGAGGAGTAGCTGGGACAATAAATCCGAACTATACACAAAGTGAAATGGTAATTGATTATGTTCGAGTGTATCAAAACACTCAAGTCGACACACAACAACCTGCAGGATTTAGTGTTACAACAGGAACACTTACTAGTTCAAGTATAGAACTATTACTTAATGGATCGGATAATTCTGGTAATGTTATTTATACAATAACCTATGGGGCTAATACAGTTACAACTACTGGTACATCTGGCATTCAAAAATCTTTAGTTATACCAAATTTAAACCCCAATACAACCTATACATTTACAATAACCGCAGCCGACCAATCTGGTAATTTAGCTGCTAATAATCCTCAACAAGTAACAGCTACAACATTAGGTTTTGTAGGATGTACAGGAACAAGCTCAACAGCACAAATAGGTGCTTTTTCTACAGGATACACCTACAGTTTTGAAACAATAGGTAATTCTGTAAAAATTATTTTTCAAATGTTGGATACAGACAAAATTGGTGTAGTAGCTTATTTATGGAAACAAAACCCTTTTACAGAATACCCAATGACAAATGTTTTTGGGACAACATTTTCATATGTGCTAACTAATCAACAAATTGGTTCTTCAATAACATATGCTGTAAAGTTTGCATATGCAAACGGTATGTCTGTAACACAATACATAAGTTATACGGTAGGAAGTAATTGTGCGCTTAATCTAACTAATTTTGCTAATACAAAAATTAAATTATTTCCAAATCCCACAAATGAAATACTTAATTTTAACTCTGAAATTAATATAAATAGAGTGGAGGTGTACTCTTTATTAGGTAGTAAAATTTGTGATTGTAGTTTTACAACAGATTCAATAGATGTATCTAGCTTGTTAAATGGGGAGTATATCTTTATTATTTATGGTAGTGAAAATGAAATTATATTTTCAGATAAAATAATTATCAATTAA
- the bglX gene encoding beta-glucosidase BglX produces the protein MKSKSNILSILFLYYIVVGCSVSKPIKINNNANTTIEFKVDSIVNIMTLDEKIGQLNQYNGFWDITGPLPKDGQAAQKYDHIKKGLVGSMLNVKGFKDVYALQKIAVEQTRLGIPLLFGFDVIHGYKTISPIPLAEAASWDLIAIKKSAQIAAEEAASVGINWTFAPMVDISRDARWGRVMEGAGEDSFLGSKIAEARVNGFQGDLKSTKNILACAKHFAGYGFAESGKDYNTVNVSNELLHNTILPPFKAALNAGVKTFMNSFNELNGIPATGNRYLQRDLLKGEWNFDGFVVSDWGSINEMIVHGYAKDSKHAAELAINAGSDVDMESYAYVENLKALIKEGKVREQTLNESVRRVLRVKYELGLFDNPYKYCNDSIEKVTLGKTEFQEGVLDIAKKSIVLLKNENNLLPLKKSGQKIALIGALASDKTSPLGSWRIAADENSAVSVLEGMKNYPNNELKYAKGADVAIGRTEFMWETLINNVDTSGFSEAIENAKKADVVIMVLGEHGLQSGEGRSRADIGLPGVQQQLLEEVYKVNKNIVLVLTNGRPLAIPWAATHIPAIIETWHLGTQSGNAIAQVLYGDYNPSGKLPMTFPRNVGQVPIYYNYKNTGRPTMSEPDSVFWSHYIDEKNTPLFPFGFGLSYSNFEYSNITASKNILESNQFIEVSVMLKNNSSVPGREVVQLYTRDMIGSLTRPVKELKGFELIDLGPFESKRVTFKIDEKMLAFYTANNKWETEEGLFKVFIGGSSDAKLETEIYFKK, from the coding sequence ATGAAATCTAAGTCAAATATATTATCTATACTTTTCTTATACTATATTGTTGTTGGTTGTAGTGTTTCCAAGCCTATTAAAATAAATAATAATGCAAATACAACTATTGAATTTAAAGTTGATTCAATAGTTAATATAATGACATTAGATGAAAAAATTGGCCAATTAAATCAATACAATGGGTTTTGGGATATTACTGGGCCATTGCCAAAAGACGGTCAAGCAGCACAAAAATATGATCATATTAAAAAAGGATTAGTTGGATCTATGTTAAATGTTAAAGGATTTAAAGATGTATATGCCCTTCAAAAAATAGCGGTTGAACAAACTAGATTGGGAATTCCATTACTTTTTGGTTTTGATGTGATTCATGGTTATAAAACAATTAGTCCCATTCCTTTAGCAGAAGCTGCAAGTTGGGATTTGATAGCAATAAAAAAGTCCGCTCAAATTGCTGCAGAAGAAGCAGCATCAGTAGGGATTAATTGGACATTTGCTCCTATGGTTGATATTTCTCGAGATGCCAGATGGGGTAGAGTTATGGAAGGAGCTGGAGAAGATTCCTTTCTTGGAAGTAAAATTGCTGAAGCCAGAGTTAATGGATTCCAAGGAGATTTAAAATCAACTAAAAACATTTTAGCTTGTGCAAAACATTTTGCTGGTTATGGATTTGCAGAATCTGGAAAAGATTATAATACAGTTAATGTAAGTAATGAATTATTACATAATACAATTTTACCACCCTTTAAGGCAGCTCTTAATGCAGGTGTAAAAACATTTATGAATTCATTTAATGAGTTAAATGGAATTCCAGCTACTGGAAATAGGTATTTACAACGAGATTTATTAAAAGGAGAATGGAATTTTGATGGTTTTGTAGTATCAGATTGGGGCTCAATTAACGAAATGATTGTTCATGGGTATGCAAAAGACAGTAAACACGCTGCAGAACTAGCTATTAATGCAGGTTCAGATGTAGACATGGAATCATATGCTTATGTAGAAAACTTGAAAGCATTAATAAAAGAGGGAAAAGTAAGAGAACAAACATTAAATGAGTCAGTTCGAAGAGTATTAAGGGTAAAATATGAACTTGGTTTATTTGACAATCCATACAAATATTGTAATGATTCTATTGAAAAAGTTACATTAGGTAAAACCGAATTTCAAGAAGGAGTTTTAGACATTGCAAAAAAATCAATAGTTCTATTAAAAAACGAAAACAACCTACTGCCATTAAAAAAATCAGGTCAAAAAATTGCATTAATTGGCGCTTTAGCATCTGATAAAACAAGCCCATTGGGTAGCTGGCGAATTGCAGCAGATGAAAATTCGGCCGTTTCTGTTTTAGAAGGAATGAAAAACTATCCTAATAATGAATTAAAATATGCCAAAGGCGCAGATGTTGCAATTGGGAGAACCGAATTTATGTGGGAAACACTCATAAACAACGTTGATACTTCTGGATTCAGTGAAGCAATTGAAAATGCTAAAAAAGCAGATGTTGTTATTATGGTGTTAGGTGAACATGGTTTACAATCAGGTGAAGGAAGAAGTAGAGCAGATATTGGATTGCCGGGTGTACAACAACAGTTGTTAGAGGAAGTTTATAAAGTAAATAAAAATATTGTCTTAGTTTTAACTAACGGAAGACCTTTGGCAATTCCTTGGGCTGCAACACACATTCCCGCAATTATAGAAACTTGGCATTTAGGAACGCAAAGCGGGAATGCAATTGCTCAAGTTCTTTATGGTGATTATAACCCAAGTGGTAAGTTACCAATGACTTTTCCTAGAAATGTAGGTCAAGTGCCAATTTATTATAATTATAAAAATACAGGAAGGCCAACAATGAGTGAACCAGATAGTGTTTTTTGGTCACATTACATAGATGAAAAAAACACACCGTTATTTCCATTTGGATTTGGATTAAGTTATTCAAATTTTGAATATTCAAATATTACAGCATCAAAAAATATTTTAGAATCAAATCAATTTATTGAAGTAAGTGTAATGTTAAAGAATAATAGTTCAGTTCCTGGAAGAGAAGTTGTTCAGTTATATACTAGAGATATGATTGGAAGTTTGACAAGACCCGTTAAAGAATTAAAAGGATTTGAATTAATTGATTTAGGCCCTTTTGAATCAAAAAGAGTTACGTTTAAAATTGATGAAAAAATGTTGGCTTTTTACACTGCAAATAATAAATGGGAAACAGAAGAAGGTTTGTTTAAAGTATTTATTGGAGGTAGTTCAGATGCAAAATTAGAAACAGAAATATATTTTAAAAAATGA
- a CDS encoding RNA polymerase sigma factor, producing MANHVQTSDAVLVRNYCNGDESALSILISRHQAKVYGFIYAKIGNRDISDDIFQDTFIKVIKTLKANTYNEEGKFLPWVMRIAHNLTIDYFRHAKKMPFQRETDEYSIFNFMSDSSLTIEGQIIEGQIESDVQKLIESLPEDQQEVLKLRYYDDLSFKEIADLTGVSINTALGRMRYAVINLRKIVEKNNIVLTN from the coding sequence ATGGCTAATCATGTTCAAACTTCAGACGCAGTTTTAGTAAGAAACTATTGTAATGGCGATGAATCGGCATTGTCTATTTTAATTTCAAGACATCAAGCAAAAGTATATGGATTTATATATGCTAAAATAGGCAATCGCGATATAAGTGATGATATTTTTCAGGATACTTTCATTAAAGTAATTAAAACCTTAAAAGCAAATACGTATAATGAGGAAGGTAAATTTTTACCTTGGGTAATGCGTATTGCGCATAATTTAACAATCGATTATTTTAGACATGCAAAAAAGATGCCTTTTCAACGTGAAACTGACGAATATAGTATTTTTAACTTTATGTCAGATTCATCTTTAACTATTGAAGGTCAAATTATTGAGGGTCAAATTGAGTCAGATGTGCAAAAATTAATAGAATCTTTGCCAGAAGACCAACAAGAAGTGTTGAAATTACGCTATTATGATGATTTAAGTTTTAAAGAAATTGCAGATTTAACAGGCGTGAGTATTAATACAGCTTTAGGTAGAATGCGCTATGCTGTAATTAATTTAAGAAAAATAGTAGAGAAAAATAATATAGTTTTGACTAACTAA